One region of Brassica napus cultivar Da-Ae chromosome A10, Da-Ae, whole genome shotgun sequence genomic DNA includes:
- the LOC106371713 gene encoding pectinesterase inhibitor 3-like codes for MAPPQKLFLAAIVSAVIVAATTGHGPNSTAEDIVHSSCVHASYPSLCVRTLSTYSGPTITNQRELAQAAVKISLSHAQAAAKKLAAVRETVGKKRVKAAVVDCVEMIGDSVADLSRTLGVLKHLHVSGGSANEFRWQMSNAQTWASAALTDDDTCLDGFKGVEGKVKTDVKQWMTKVARITSNALYMINQLDESRGKPHVVRS; via the coding sequence ATGGCTCCTCCACAGAAGCTCTTTCTCGCCGCCATTGTCTCCGCCGTCATTGTAGCTGCCACCACCGGACACGGACCTAATAGTACTGCTGAAGATATTGTACATTCCTCCTGCGTGCACGCGAGCTATCCATCTCTATGCGTCCGTACGCTCTCTACCTACTCCGGTCCAACCATCACGAACCAACGCGAGCTAGCTCAAGCCGCCGTCAAGATAAGCCTCTCCCACGCTCAAGCAGCTGCGAAGAAACTCGCGGCTGTGAGAGAAACCGTGGGGAAGAAACGGGTGAAAGCGGCGGTTGTGGACTGCGTGGAGATGATTGGAGACTCCGTGGCTGATCTGAGCCGTACGTTAGGCGTTTTAAAGCATCTCCACGTCTCGGGCGGTTCGGCGAACGAGTTCAGGTGGCAGATGAGCAATGCGCAGACGTGGGCTAGTGCGGCATTGACGGATGATGACACGTGTCTAGATGGGTTTAAAGGGGTCGAGGGCAAGGTTAAGACGGACGTGAAGCAGTGGATGACGAAAGTGGCGAGGATTACGAGCAACGCGCTTTACATGATCAACCAGCTAGATGAATCACGTGGCAAGCCCCACGTAGTACGTTCTTGA